One segment of Alnus glutinosa chromosome 2, dhAlnGlut1.1, whole genome shotgun sequence DNA contains the following:
- the LOC133859378 gene encoding protein C2-DOMAIN ABA-RELATED 4-like — protein sequence MENLIGLLRIHIQKGVNLAVRDVRSSDPYVIVKMGRQKLKTRVVKKNINPEWNEDLTLSIADPIVPIKLFVYDKDTFSLDDKMGDAEFEIGPFLEALRARLEGLPNGTIITKVQPDRQNCLAEESCIIWTDGGVVQNMVLRLRNVECGEVELQLQWIDIPGSRGL from the exons ATGGAGAACCTGATCGGTTTGCTTAGAATTCATATCCAGAAAGGGGTGAACCTTGCAGTCAGGGATGTCAGAAGCAGTGACCCTTATGTTATTGTCAAAATGGGCAGGCAG AAGCTGAAGACTCGTGTAGTGAAGAAGAACATCAATCCGGAGTGGAATGAAGATCTGACTCTTTCTATTGCAGATCCAATTGTTCCTATCAAGCTG TTTGTGTACGACAAAGATACATTCAGTCTCGATGATAAAATGGGGGATGCTGAGTTTGAGATTGGTCCATTTCTTGAAGCCTTAAGGGCCCGCTTGGAAGGCCTTCCAAATGGAACCATAATCACCAAAGTACAACCGGACCGGCAAAACTGTCTTGCTGAAGAGAGTTGCATTATCTGGACGGACGGCGGAGTAGTTCAAAATATGGTTCTTAGGCTGCGAAACGTGGAGTGTGGTGAGGTGGAACTCCAGTTGCAGTGGATTGACATTCCTGGTTCCCGGGGTTTGTAG
- the LOC133859379 gene encoding protein PTST, chloroplastic isoform X1 yields MDVATARCCLDKHVSWLIRNSRTLGWENIQKLPHNVAAWNPRMGYQRSTYSHQSSIGKNPMTHMFWRTYPMPVSLEESSALSLEDNSSNDEPEDVLAQPLSSDELKSLLADSERERLIKKLSEANQQNRFLKRQLHMTEDALVNFKSELAVLELEIQALVTVAEEITKIAIPAGSRKINGKYIQSHLLSRLEAVHGKLTEQIKDVETAQSKEVPLFWCGMAESVQVMGTFDGWSQGEQLSPEYTGSLTKFSTTLMLRPGRYEIKFLVDGEWHLSPEYPTVGEGLLKNNLLIVK; encoded by the exons ATGGATGTAGCTACTGCAAG GTGTTGCCTTGACAAACACGTGTCATGGCTCATAAGAAATTCAAGAACATTAGGTTgggaaaatatacaaaaacttCCACATAACGTGGCTGCTTGGAATCCGAGGATGGGCTATCAAAGGTCGACTTATTCACATCAATCTTCTATTGGAAAGAATCCCATGACCCATATGTTCTGGAGAACTTACCCAATGCCTGTTAGTTTGGAGGAATCTTCAGCCCTAAGTTTGGAAGATAATTCTAGTAATGATGAGCCAGAGGATGTCCTTGCTCAACCGCTAAGCAGTGATGAG CTGAAGTCACTGCTGGCTGATTCTGAAAGAGAAAGGCTCATTAAAAAACTAAGTGAAGCAAATCAACAAAACCGCTTCCTCAAACGACAG TTGCACATGACGGAGGATGCATTGGTTAATTTCAAAAGCGAACTTGCTGTCTTGGAACTTGAAATTCAG GCTTTGGTCACAGTTGCAgaagaaataactaaaattgCCATTCCAGCAGGTTCAAGAAAGATCAATGGGAAATACATACAATCTCATCTTCTCTCGCGATTAGAAG CTGTACATGGAAAGCTGACGGAACAGATAAAGGATGTGGAAACCGCACAGTCCAAGGAGGTTCCCTTATTCTGGTGTGGCATGGCTGAG AGCGTGCAAGTAATGGGAACATTTGATGGATGGAGTCAAGGGGAGCAGTTATCACCAGAATACACTGGTTCCTTGACGAAGTTCTCAACAACATTAATGCTTAGGCCTGGAAG gtaCGAAATCAAGTTCTTGGTGGATGGAGAGTGGCATCTATCCCCAGAATACCCTACAGTTGGCGAGGGACTACTGAAAAACAACTTGTTAATAGTGAAATAA
- the LOC133859379 gene encoding protein PTST, chloroplastic isoform X2: MGYQRSTYSHQSSIGKNPMTHMFWRTYPMPVSLEESSALSLEDNSSNDEPEDVLAQPLSSDELKSLLADSERERLIKKLSEANQQNRFLKRQLHMTEDALVNFKSELAVLELEIQALVTVAEEITKIAIPAGSRKINGKYIQSHLLSRLEAVHGKLTEQIKDVETAQSKEVPLFWCGMAESVQVMGTFDGWSQGEQLSPEYTGSLTKFSTTLMLRPGRYEIKFLVDGEWHLSPEYPTVGEGLLKNNLLIVK; this comes from the exons ATGGGCTATCAAAGGTCGACTTATTCACATCAATCTTCTATTGGAAAGAATCCCATGACCCATATGTTCTGGAGAACTTACCCAATGCCTGTTAGTTTGGAGGAATCTTCAGCCCTAAGTTTGGAAGATAATTCTAGTAATGATGAGCCAGAGGATGTCCTTGCTCAACCGCTAAGCAGTGATGAG CTGAAGTCACTGCTGGCTGATTCTGAAAGAGAAAGGCTCATTAAAAAACTAAGTGAAGCAAATCAACAAAACCGCTTCCTCAAACGACAG TTGCACATGACGGAGGATGCATTGGTTAATTTCAAAAGCGAACTTGCTGTCTTGGAACTTGAAATTCAG GCTTTGGTCACAGTTGCAgaagaaataactaaaattgCCATTCCAGCAGGTTCAAGAAAGATCAATGGGAAATACATACAATCTCATCTTCTCTCGCGATTAGAAG CTGTACATGGAAAGCTGACGGAACAGATAAAGGATGTGGAAACCGCACAGTCCAAGGAGGTTCCCTTATTCTGGTGTGGCATGGCTGAG AGCGTGCAAGTAATGGGAACATTTGATGGATGGAGTCAAGGGGAGCAGTTATCACCAGAATACACTGGTTCCTTGACGAAGTTCTCAACAACATTAATGCTTAGGCCTGGAAG gtaCGAAATCAAGTTCTTGGTGGATGGAGAGTGGCATCTATCCCCAGAATACCCTACAGTTGGCGAGGGACTACTGAAAAACAACTTGTTAATAGTGAAATAA
- the LOC133861193 gene encoding uncharacterized protein At4g22758-like, protein MKKINVPEKTDQFQKQKKNSDGQNVKPRVKSNRFLITVNVLGSAGPLRFVVNETDLVAGVIDTALKSYAREGRLPVLGSDVNGFVLYCADAGFNALNPWESIGSHGGRNFVLCKKQGQPQMTEGRPAEMIAQKRSGSWKAWLNKPFSKIILSR, encoded by the exons ATGAAAAAGATTAACGTCCCTGAGAAAACTGATCAGTTTCAGAAGCAGAAGAAGAACAGCGACGGTCAAAACGTGAAGCCGCGAGTGAAGAGTAACAGATTCTTGATCACAGTCAACGTTCTTGGAAGCGCCGGACCGTTGAGATTTGTGGTGAACGAGACTGATCTTGTTGCTGGCGTCATTGACACCGCGCTCAAATCCTACGCCCGCGAAGGCCGGCTGCCGGTGCTCGGCTCCGATGTGAATGGTTTCGTTCTCTATTGCGCAGATGCAGGATTCAATG CTTTAAATCCGTGGGAATCAATAGGCTCACATGGGGGAAGGAACTTTGTGCTGTGCAAGAAGCAGGGGCAGCCGCAGATGACAGAGGGGAGGCCGGCCGAGATGATAGCTCAAAAGCGAAGTGGTAGCTGGAAAGCATGGCTTAACAAGCCCTTCAGCAAAATCATATTGTCCCGTTGA
- the LOC133860497 gene encoding uncharacterized protein LOC133860497, giving the protein MNDISNSKTYKRRRSASDHERMAGEEDYDVVLCLAILSAEGLDSPSSHPSVGKRIYRVVYWVEPEYKFCTLEALGLLNPVWEEQRRIVLGVPGKYREFLNLEVVRVCSKADPGTSSGVVVVGRAQIPLPWKLYKNKSGRFGLVRVEGLGLKAEGHIALSMELKKIRRNEIN; this is encoded by the coding sequence ATGAACGATATTAGCAATTCAAAAACGTATAAAAGGAGGAGATCAGCAAGCGATCATGAGAGGATGGCCGGAGAAGAAGACTACGACGTCGTTTTGTGTCTCGCCATTCTCAGTGCCGAGGGCCTCGACAGCCCGAGTAGCCATCCTTCCGTTGGTAAAAGGATTTATCGCGTTGTATACTGGGTTGAGCCGGAATACAAGTTCTGCACGTTGGAGGCTCTAGGATTACTGAATCCGGTTTGGGAGGAGCAAAGGCGCATTGTACTAGGCGTGCCGGGAAAGTATCGTGAGTTCTTGAACTTGGAGGTGGTTAGGGTTTGTTCCAAGGCAGACCCAGGTACCTCTTCTGGTGTAGTTGTGGTGGGCAGAGCTCAGATTCCCTTACCATGGAAGCTATACAAGAACAAATCTGGGCGCTTTGGACTCGTTAGAGTTGAAGGGCTAGGGTTAAAAGCTGAAGGGCATATTGCATTGTCCATGGAACTGAAGAAGATTAGAAGAAACGAGATTAATTAG